The sequence acttttcaaTTCAGGGTTCCCACTCATTTTGCAAGTAACTTTTTTAGGATATTCAGGAGAATTTAGGAGGATTTTAGCTGTCTTTTTAGATGTTTTCAATAAGGGGGGAAAAGACATACAaaaatttaggagattttaaaagaatttgaatTAGTGACAAGGGCAACTTAGcaaatgtaaatatatatttctaacttatattccacaaaaaattccattatacaaataaagtttaataaattgttctctaaaaaatttaggagatttttaGGAGTGTTTCCACAAAAATAGGAAATTTTAGGATTATTTTAGGATTATTTAGgaggattttatttttttagaatttttaggAGGCGTGGGAACCCTGcaatttatttaactttaaaaCAAAACGAGGTACTAAGTACTTGAACATTAACGTTTCGCAATATAACACAGATGGTGTGATGTTAAATAGTTCTCTCGTTAAATCTACATAAAGATGTAAACCAAGGACTTTAAtttctaaaacaacatattttgaAATACATAGATCTTACTGAAGTTTTCCTAATTCAAACAAATACCAGTTTATTATACATATCAGTTTGAAAAAAGGAAACATTTGAATCTTCCATTCATCAGAGAAAgtcaaatttgaaaaatcatccATGACAGTTGGtattgtagaaaataaaaacattgtccTAACCCTTGACTAAATGATACACGCAACAATATGATCAATTGTCAACTTTGTATACCCATTAACGTAATACAAAAGGTAATACTCCAAAAATAAAACACCTAGCCTAATAATACATGAAGATAAAAGAGATACCTGCACTTTATAGAACACAGCAAGGTTAGAAGCAATATCGATGGAGGGAGGAATAGCAGGAATTTTTAACATCTGATTCTCCCACACCTTCGTCCTTCCCCTCTCTATTTTGTTGCCACCAATCGCACTCAATATTGTTTCTTGCATTTTGTAATGTTTATCTGCATGGTAAATTACTTTTTGGATCAGTCTGGCTTTTATTCCTGCAAAAGATATTTAAATAGATGCTGGAAATGAGTGGATTTTTATTTAGGGGAGCTTTTACACTAATTGTTTGACTTGAGATGAAAGTAACAATCCAAGTCAACTGTCAACTGTTAGTTGTATGTTTTTTCGTCACTTTTTACCTTTCTAATATGCGGGTGAAATTGCGAAAAAGCAGTTGTTGGGCGGATTCAACCAAGTGGGCTGACGCGCACAGGGAGGAGGACTTGAAGCTCAGAGGGCCTAAGTCTATGTGTGGTAAATTATTGCACCAAAAACATAAGTATCATGCAATGAACAAGCTACCAacgaattattattattgaacttTTAATAACATAGATGAATATGTGTAAAGAAATATGTTGCGAGTTGAACTTTTAAGTATAATAAACCAACCTCACCTCCCATATCTCTTCTTGCTCGATTTCTTGCTCGACAATTCACTGCAATAGATTCACCAGGACAATATCCACTGCGATCTATACTTGCAGCCAGAGATAAAGAACTTGGTTTGAAGCAAAAACAGCATGTTGTTTTTTCAGCATCATTTGAGACCTTACTCTAAATACAAAGGATTGTAAAAGGTGAAAAATAAGAGGCAAAATTCTTATTATATACATACTAAGAAAAAATGGTGTTTTACACATAGAAAAGACAAAGTTAGTTTTTACCtgatattttttagaatttatatCAATCAATTGCAAAACAGTGAGCGGTTTCACTCGACTTTCTTCACAAAAGCTACGATCAATGTAAGCCTTTGCCCAATATCTGATTGTTCCATATTTATTTTCAAAGGATGACGGAATGTTATTTACCGGTATTTGCACAGAGAAATGGAAAGTATGATGACCGGAAGGTAAAACAGCAGATGTTTCTTCATGCACTAAAGTTAACCAAAAAAATACTAGATCATATTTGCATAATGGATTAAGAATTTCATCGCTGTTAAGTCATGCATAATCAGTAAAAAGTTAAATCAAAAGTCAATGCATAGAAATGAGCCttttgcttacgggtatataTGCTACAAACACTGAAAAAAAGAATCTGTTGCTGCCAGTAAGCAGAAAACAttgattctttttaatttggttcCAGGCAACTAAATTTAAGAATGAGTGCTTTAAGCTTCTATAAAAGTAACATACAGTATAATTTTAAACTTAATAATGACtggtttttaatttaaagagtttCAGGTACTTATTTTTGTCAGCATTTGTTGGTGACTTTGTTAAACCATAAGAATtcataacaaaatttaaaaaaatcctcttactaaaaattagttttcttaTTACTGTAGGATACATTaactttataactttttttataaccATTGAAAATTCCCTTTGGTTAATTATAAAACAAGAAGCCTTgcagcttaaagatttccgtcattagcctgaaagattttgaaatttaaagtagactttaaaattggagaattatggggtaaaccaATCACAACGAGTATCACAATTCTCAACTATTATTGTGCAACATGCAACAGCCCCACGTAGTGtgtcatctccccaattttcctTACATGGCAAGGATTAACCTGGGGCCATGGTAGCATTCACTCACCCATACTGAATTGCAGCCAAAGGAAATTGAACCCTGTTCTCCCGCACAAAATgtcagagttataaccactaagctataGCGCCATTAAAAACGGCTAAgtattctgttactggctaattatcagttctccttgaGTGCCTAatttacttgaaattttttcttaaactcACTGAAGTATCacacaatatttttctaagatttcttagaaaagatttcatttttaaaatctcacgATCATCAATTTATCAAATTCGCAAATTTATTGtgtttacccttttttgtttcaacttgttgaattcaatttgtCAATTTGAAATTACAGAAGTTGATATGTTTAACTTTCAACTAATCAGACTCTTggaaaagaaattcaaatttgagaatttgaattaaaaaaagataccAAACGTAATTTGTtgaattctgcaaaataaatcctgtattgTCTACAGGTTTTAAAAtcatgtatcgcctgcttaatatgttacttgtttaacaaagatatcaaaaaccaacttgattaaatttatatacatatatttatatatataatataccttgtgtctttttaataaattcccttttcaaatcaaaaaaacaaGGAGAAGTTAaagagacaataattaaacaacctgttTTTAATACATAAAtcttaaaattgtattcttgtttctcatttttaattgggtctgcatagctcaaaatgagcataaaATACTCTAGGACCCCTATCTATGCTacggcccctcctggaaataatacacaggatttgtgaggctagccatataaaatatacaaccAACGTATCCAGAGAGGTTTTGCTACCGGTTTGCGATCCTTCAAAACGATTGAACTGCTTGGATTTGACGTACATGCGATCACATTCGTAACATTTAAATGTTCAAAATTTTGAATTCATGAGCCTACCACCATCTTTACTCACTCAGCCATTTCAAAATAAATCAAGTGAACAACAGCTTCAGCCAATGTTATAGACCCAACACTACGTCTGTGAACGTAGGCTGGTGAATGGTTTCCCGTCGAAATCAATacagccctggggacaaggttggtaTTCACAATTTTATTGGTCAATATTTGCATGTTTTCAGTGTTCAAACACGTGTACATATAACataaaactttattcgcgattgataaaaactttttcaatgaacatctgtttttaaaaaacaatgcgaaTTACAACATTCCCGCCAGAATACATTTCGAACGATAATTGTTTTATGATATATTTATATTGTAAGTATTAATTCtgtgaaaaaagttttaacaGGTATTTATCAGCAATAAAGactaaaaacgaaaaatatataaaattatgttaTAAAATGCAAGTAATAATTGtacaaaattttgctttttggAGTGGAAACGACACAATTATTGGTAAAGATCACAAAGAAGCTTTTAACAGCTAATTATCCTGCATTGGCTAACTATATATTCTGTTACAGGTTAAACATCAGTTCACCTGACTGTTCAGTCCAAGCAACAGTAAtttatctgatagaagtagCCCCAGAAAGTGTCATTTGGAAGTTATTTTTTGCCCCTTTTTCCTCATATGAACAGGAGTTGGGTGTCCAGTCATGGAAGAATTACGCAAGGCAGGATAATGGTTTTTTTGTTGCTggctttttaagaaaaaaggcactctaatcaaagcactattttgtgtatgtgggtagctagctagctagtaagtAATTTCATAACTATTAAAAGGGGTATGCCACCACTAATCAAAAGGAGATCCAAGTCAACActaaaaattgagatagctagctagccagcacacctttcttacttatttataaaataattcttacctgatatacaaattaaaaaatatagtgCTTTAGCTCCACGGTTATCAAAAAAGCTACTACGACCAAACCAGAGACCACAAAGGGCAGGCTTCTCATTTTAAGGTACGCGATTGCGTTCCTACACCCTATTGCGTACCTGAATTACGTGATATACGAGAAGAACCGCGTAACTCCGTTGACAGAGTACATCTAGAtctgaaaattattgaaaaatcctGGACCTTTTAATCcacaagcaagcctattcatagccaacctaaacatcctagctaattcaccgactcctgacttagttaaaagaactatgtAGACAAAAATCTCTTTTGACTGGCCCTtttgtcgttggtaaccagatcttacacaagaaatccagccatgcggttctcaACTAATGTGGAGGTGAATGACGACGTAGCACAGATatagcaagtctgcaaaacagCACTAACAGGCcaaacagacattttatcatggatttaattgtaaatAATTTCTTCACATGACAAAACAACTGGAAACCATTTattaaaatgacagtatagtcatgcatactatttcggacatgtagaaaaggaagttaagattgagagctcaatcatcgtgtttggggtgaACGCTTCAAAAAGTCCCCCACTTTTATACTGCAATATGAATGcacaacaaagattaaccttggAGCCCGTATCGCACGTGTAACATCCTTTGCACGCGCAttgttaaacaaataaatagccATTGTAAAAACCACGTACCCAGAGCAAATTAGGTACGCTACGCAATCGCGTACATGGTCAACTGGTGTACACGATAGATCATGTAAgcatatatttacaaaatgagTAGCCTGCAGGGGAcgaccaagaaaatgtaagcacttttacTCATGGCCGCACACGGAATGTTTCGGCCACACGAAGAGTACACAATCTCTGTTCAGATTGGTCATTAAATTGACAGATATTAAAAATTCCGCCCTGCGTAGCGGCGATGGAAATTAACAagacaataaaaataacataaaaaatttggCAGGGGttgtattaataggttgcaatTTGTGAACAAAAACACTGTCTCTGCAAATAACTttatgaaatatatataaattaaaaaactgtGAATCCCTGATTTTAACATTGCTTGTATATCACTTACATATTGTTTGAATtagatttttttctaaactgAACCCTGATTGACACGAAGTTACTTTCAAATTTCTCAATTTATATACCTGTCAATTTTTCTATATGATATACATTTAAACTTGTGCCTAACCTAAAATACTTACTAGAGCTTCCCCATGCTGTGAATGTTTGATTCCAAAAGCTCTTATGGCTACTGACATTCTCATAAATCCCCTGAACTTTTTGATTTTGCCAGCAAACAAATGATTCTCCACGAAATTGTATACGTATGCCATGGAGTTCAATTTGTGAGCGCAAGTTTAAATCAACACTTCCATCAATTGTATCACCTGCATAATATGCATTCTTATTATCTTTAAACTTGATATCAAAGCTGTTAACACTATTTTCCTTTATGGCTTCTTCCATTTATGACATGCATACCATATTgtctataaaatttttaaatagatatTTAAACAGAGATTACTGCTGCTAGTGTACTTTGATTTAACCTCACTATAAATAGATTTGATCAAGCAACTCACTAAAATCAAATGAATCTTTTATGAGAGgcatttgaaaaaattatttatcgtAATAGGATACACAGGACACATTTTTTATACGGAACTAGATAGGCTGGAaaatattttgaagaaaaatagtCATTGTATGCTCCTCTACTTTGTTTATCACAACTTTcctaaaaatcagaaaaaagtcaTTGAAGTTTTGCTATTTGCTGTTAACCAGTTTGGGTCAAGTTGGTACAGAAACTAAATTATTTCtaattagctaactagctatatcagaaaatttttttacatcaagaatATATTTGCTccaaaaggaaaattttttcctGCTCGGAAAACCTGTTTTAATTTTCTGAGTTTTCAGTGCCACcttagtttcttttttgttatgagaaataataatttataaaaacctTTACAGAATTTGCTGATTGGGAAATTCGTTGTACCTTCCCTTGCCTTGGTGGAAACCATGTTGCTAGTAGTCTAACTACAGGGTTCCCACTAAGAATATGGTATCAAATTTCCTGATTTTCCATgaatttttgaggtcaaattccctgactttctctgattttttcaagaaattctAGCTACAGccaaaacagaaaaacaaagcaGTTTGCAAGTAGGGCAAAGTAAAGGCATAACATTATAACGCATGTAAATTTGCATTTGCAGTTTTTGATTTTATAGAAATAAAGTTCTATCAGTCTAAGTCAAGTTAAAAGACAAAACATTCACTGACTTTTCCCTAACTTtctccaaaaatgtttttttttcctgaCTTTCCCTGACCACAGATAAAATTCCCTGACTTTCCATGATTTCCCTGACTCGGTGGAAGCCCTGagtctagtaaactaaactcaacaatttttcctttttaatcaGGTAtccttatagctagctagctagctagctaggaaaatAAATTCTCATAGCTGAAAACAGACAGAGCATTTTTCACATATTCATTCGTCCCAACAAAAGGACTGCGTGGGGCTTTGTAGTCAACAGATCTGCTTCTCCAGCcataattaaaaaaacccaTTAAGCTAGCtatgatttattaaaaaacatttttaaaaataaaaagttgatcTGAGCAGCAGTGGCAGTTACCATTTttagtatttataaaaaatataacgcCGTGACCAGAAGACGCCTGCGATGTAACCCCTGCATCACTTATCCGAGGAGGAGGGAAGATCCTGAACTGAATTTAACTTTTCACTTTCTTCAAAGATAAACCTTTTTAAATGTGCATGTGCTATTAAATACAGAATTTAAAACTATTGAGCTGGCAGCACTGAAGATAATAAAGTTCTCAAATACAAATGTTGCCGAAAGTTAAAATAACACGCATAGTTTTAAGGCCGTTTCACATTACAgcaatagaaaaatattgacagcaatatatttatgaataatgatatcaattgaaaattattgaattcattatattggaaaatatttcgaattattgcaaattgtctctttaaatgtctctttaaatgtccatttaaattttgttgtaattcaaAATGTCTGAGGAACAGAGAAAAGCGGTTGCTGCGATTATTATTGCTACAACTTTACTTCCGACAAACTTTTCCAAACCTAAGGTTACGCGTAGAATTTGGGTGAAGGAGTGGATGAAAAAACGAAAATCGATCGGTGTTTACGATAACTTAGTGCAAGAACTACGTTTGTATGACGAAGAGAGTTTCCGCAAATACCTGCGAATGAGCCCAGACATATATGAggtgaatataatttttaacttgataTTCATGTGAAATAATTCTGAGTTTGATCTAAAACAATCCTTTTGTTTAGCTTTTACTTGAGAAAGTCAGAAGTAAATTAACGAAGAAGACAACGCATTTACGGAAACCTTTGGAGCCGGAGTTGAAGCTGACAATAACTTTGCGCTTTCTCGCTACTGGGGAGAATTTTACTAGCTTACATCATCACTATTCTGTTGGTATTTCAACCATTGCCACATTTATTCCTCAGGTTTGTCAAGCATTATATGATACACTAAAAGATGATTTCCTCAAGTTCCCCGAAAACAAAGACGACTGGCTTGAAATTGCATCTGAATTCGAAACGATGTGGCAATTTCCAAATTGCATTGGGGCAATGGATGGAAAACATATTGCTCTGTACCATCCTAAGCTTAGCGGTTCAACATACTACAACTACAAAGGTTTTTTCAGTTTAGTTTTACTAGGTATCATTGATACGCGTTATCGATTTATTTTTGTCGATATCGGCTGCCAGGGACGTCTGAGCGATGGTGGAGTTTTCAGGCGGTGTGAATTTTTCAGAGGATTATCTACAAACAGCATAGATATACCAGAAAGGAGAAAACTGCCAAACATATCTGGAATTGATGATTCCTTCCTTAACCCTGAGTGTGACCAGCCACTCTTGCCATACGTTCTAGTTGCTGATGATGCTTTTCCCTTAACTGAGTATTGCATGAAACCTTACGCACAGAAAGGACTTACTGAGTCAAAGCGCATATTCAACTATCGTTTATCACGTGCAAGAAGAACAAGTGAAAACGCTTTTGGAATACTTGTAAATCGGTTTCGCTGCCTCActgcaaaattaaatgttttgcCCGAATCTGCTGTAAAAGTAACGTTAGCTACTTGTGCGCTACATAATATGCTGTGTACTATGTCTATGCAAACGTATACAAACGCGGAGGGACCGGAAatcaaatataatatttttaacaacctATCAAGTCTGTCCCCGATGGAAGGAACAAAATCAAGAAACTTTAGCACACGCgcagaaaatattcaaaattctTTCAGTGATTATTTTCAAGGTATAGGTCAGGTGCATTGGCAATGGAATCAAGTATACGGACAATAGAACTTTATTCACCAAAACAACAAATACAAACAATGACGAATCTAAGGGTTCTAGAAAAGCTGTATTCTTCgttttgtttgtaaaataaGTGATTGGATTTCTATCTTCAATTCCTCCTTATCTTCGCTCTCGGGAATGGAAGACATAGACTTTGACACCATCATTCCAAACAGATCGTCAGCTGACTTTTCAGAAGGCTGTGCGTTCGGCTTAGGAGTAGACAAAACATTCAAAGCTTTGTCCATAAGCGCAGATTGTTTGACGTACAGCAGATCTTGTTGACACGAACTTTGCCCTTTACTCCGGTTGTTTTTCGATTTTGGGGTCACATAGAAAGATTCGTGAGACTCTAAATCGTCAATCTCCGATGAAGCCTCGTTTTGTCTCATGTTGGAATATGTGCGCTTGGAAGTCAAGTTATCGTTCAAAAATTCCATAAGTGCATACCAAGGCCAATTAGGCTTCTTCAAATCAGCTCTCCCGCTTCCACTTTTCCTCTTCGATTCCTCATAATTCTGACGTAATGTCCCATAATAAGTCCTCATGCTGtgcatcttcttttttttcttcactcTCGCTACAATTTAGCTCGGCTGCAATCGCTACAAGTGccagttgttttttgtttttgtccatATATCCTGGGCAACTAACTTTGTATAGAACTTCGTGTTGTGACCACAAATTTATCAAATGTTCAGTTTCACCACTACTCCAAACTTTCTCATGTTTCAAGCCTTTTCTTCCTTTCTTTTCTTCCTTCAAACCGTGTTTGAATTAAAAAGTCTTGACAAGTATTGAAAGCGATTGCGTAATGTTTTTTCGAACGTGTCTCAAAAGTTGGTTTCACATTATGTCAATTAATTGAGGCAATATTTTTCAATAGTTATCAATAATTTTCAATATATTGGATTCAATATATTTCTGTAATGTGAAACGGCCTTTAGAACCCTAAATATTTACACCTTAAATAACTTTGATTCTAAATATCTACAAGCTAAATAACTTTGATTCAAGACCTGTTCCGTCTACTTGTATATTTGACGGCGtcgagaaaaacatttttgtcaggCCTGTAAATAAGCGTGACGCCGTGAGAAACAAAAACATCCTCGAAACTAGGTTGATGAAAGGTGCTAGGGTGAAAAAGTGCGTCAATACTATACGCATTTTTCTATATAAAAAGCCCTTAAAAATATTTCGCTCGTTATCTCCAACTTCGCGTTATTTCGAACACAAGCCTTGGTCCTGTCAGCATATACAACATTAAATTTTGTCCCCCTATTCCGAACTAATTTTTGGTCCTTTAgccttttaaaaaatgtcattcATAGAAACCAACCTATCATCAATATTTTCGTTCGTGTATTTATACGTACTCCAATTCTCGAAAGCTTTTCGAATGTTTGTAGGgttgtattcttttaaaaatcgaTAGCTTTAGGTATCTTGGAGGCTTTCTATTAACATCATTTTTAAGTTATATCGCAACTCgccaataaaattaaaactccGCGAATGAGTTTTCGTGGTATCATTTGATGTGACTTTACTGTACACAAATGTACCGATAAAGGGCACATTATACGTCATCAGAGAATTACTTCTAAATGATAATGAGTATGAGAACAAAACACGTATCCCAAAAGACAAACTATGTCCTTGATCGAAGTTGTGCTTACAAAAAGATGGTATTTATTTGACGGTAAATTATTTACGCAAAGTGATGTGGCTATTTGGGTGGCCCACATCCGCTGCGGTAGCTGAAATATATATAAGACTACAGCTTTTAAAACTGCAGATCACGCTCCCAGAGTTTGAAAAAGGTTTGTGGATGGCGTCTTCTTAATAATTAAAAGGGCGCATTAGACGCATTTTATAAAcatattaataatttaaatccgaAATTGCAATTTGCAATTGAATACGAGAAGAACAGTACGTTTCCTTTCTTAGATACTCTATTGTCTCGCGACGACGGTAACTTATCAGCATCAGTATATCGCAAACCAACTTCACATGTAATCATCAAATATCCTGCAATGAAAATATACTGGACAGAGCAGTCAATGTCCTTGACGGagaaaataaccaaaaaaagaGATATCTAACGTAAATAACGCGTAACAACAGCTTACATGCAAAAAGCTACTCGAGATAAATCATTAAAAAGGTTTAAAGAAGAATCAGAAACAGAACTGATAAGTGACATGGAACTAAAATCCAATCTCAAACTTTCACTGGTGTATTTTTTCTGGAAGTAGCACTAACCTGAACTTTTTCTCCGATCCATTTAGAGTTTGAGAAACATTTCAATTAACACCATTTTTAATATAGCAAATaattcaaaattgatttttacTGGTGTTAATATAGGTAACAATAGTTCAATTACGCGATAATTAAATCCAcattaatttcaaaaatttattaaataggGTCGTGCTGGGATAATACCAAAAGATAAAGCTTTTGCTTTGTATTAGCTTTCACGAGCACACCTTTGCCAGATTTATTTTCAGCTGTTTCAAGGTATTTCAAAGAATGTAAAAATAGATAACATCTGACCTCTGTTTTAAGCCGAGGACTAATGTGAAAAGCTTCACTTGTGACGAATATGTCACAAAACTAGTAATTTATTAGGCAtacaattaaaatgtttttagttgCATGATTTGCTTTGCAAGTTGTTACTGCAGATATGCATGGCTAGTTATAAATTCACGTGTTCTCTAGTTTATCTACAAGtggcaaaacaaaaacaataattacatgTATCCTTAATAAGATTTTACAAAGATAAACTTTCAAATTGATAAGTTAAATCTTCCGGCTTTCTTATGTAATTTCAGCAGAATTGATCTCATCAATTTCAGAAAGTATTTGGTTGGAAGATTTTCCTGATACAGATAGAGGTATAGTGTTCCCATTCACTAGAGAGAAAAATTAACAGCATATAAATTTTCACATCACTCAACAACTAAATAAAAACGTGGAAAACAACATTTATTTACCTAAAGTTACGTTTATTTCCCATGGCCGAGTAGAATCTCTTGTGCAAGTAATTTCCACATCTGGATTGTTATACTTCAGCTGTGGTATGCGTTCATACAAAAATAAGCTAAACATAGACAAACATTAATAaagtaaaagttaggaaaaaagTTACAATAAAAACTTTACCTTACCTTGCACCATCTGTACCTTTACTTTCAAACCTATCATTGATGGATATATTTGCTATTATTCGCTTATCAAGCTTTGTTGTATTGCTTTTTAAGTGTTGTAATGTTTTCTGTATAATCAAAACTCTATCTTCAGTTTCAAAATTACGCCTTTCATACAGCTTCGAACAGTGGTTAATACTCGAGGGACGAGAAACTGGGGTTACAGATGACGATGATCTTGTAGCCGTGACTATAATCTTCGCAAGCGTGCGCCTGAAGCGGGACGCCATTTTGAATGTTTTCCTGACCGCTATTGCGTATTTAAGTTTTTAGAATTAGTCTAATGGCGGTACAAATACAGTTCACATGTGAAGAAAGATGGTGACCATGTCATGTTTCATGGAATTCGTCTATATTTTCTTTTGGATAGACTTTTTTGCAATTCTGAAAAAAACCCAATAGATAATAATAACGTTTTATTATGTACGACATTGTCCCTAAAcgtcttgaaaatattttcattatcaCCTAAGTTGTTATAATCTGTGTTACTGATTCCACCATTCAAACTAAAATTGTTTATCTATAGGTGATTTATATTTCATGGGATTGGCTCTTATAATCCTGAGGGATATATCCTGCCAATTGCTTTCAGGAGAAACCACAAAAGTGGTTCTAGAGTGTTTAAAGCTCCTGTCTGAACTACTGAAATGTTAGAAACCTGAGCTACACACACCTGGCTAGCCAGGTGAT is a genomic window of Hydractinia symbiolongicarpus strain clone_291-10 chromosome 14, HSymV2.1, whole genome shotgun sequence containing:
- the LOC130625984 gene encoding arrestin domain-containing protein 3-like; amino-acid sequence: MEEAIKENSVNSFDIKFKDNKNAYYAGDTIDGSVDLNLRSQIELHGIRIQFRGESFVCWQNQKVQGIYENVSSHKSFWNQTFTAWGSSMHEETSAVLPSGHHTFHFSVQIPVNNIPSSFENKYGTIRYWAKAYIDRSFCEESRVKPLTVLQLIDINSKKYQSKVSNDAEKTTCCFCFKPSSLSLAASIDRSGYCPGESIAVNCRARNRARRDMGGIKARLIQKVIYHADKHYKMQETILSAIGGNKIERGRTKVWENQMLKIPAIPPSIDIASNLAVFYKVQITMVVPNGVDLQFQLPITIGTIPLSPVTELKKKVKLKKCTDGTCCFNHASETYNFPLQAFIPSTAFVDNYIFMPKRSSFTEDMIPRSTPKERKRKDGDEKQPLLCPRNTYTS
- the LOC130625472 gene encoding uncharacterized protein LOC130625472 is translated as MSEEQRKAVAAIIIATTLLPTNFSKPKVTRRIWVKEWMKKRKSIGVYDNLVQELRLYDEESFRKYLRMSPDIYELLLEKVRSKLTKKTTHLRKPLEPELKLTITLRFLATGENFTSLHHHYSVGISTIATFIPQVCQALYDTLKDDFLKFPENKDDWLEIASEFETMWQFPNCIGAMDGKHIALYHPKLSGSTYYNYKGFFSLVLLGIIDTRYRFIFVDIGCQGRLSDGGVFRRCEFFRGLSTNSIDIPERRKLPNISGIDDSFLNPECDQPLLPYVLVADDAFPLTEYCMKPYAQKGLTESKRIFNYRLSRARRTSENAFGILVNRFRCLTAKLNVLPESAVKVTLATCALHNMLCTMSMQTYTNAEGPEIKYNIFNNLSSLSPMEGTKSRNFSTRAENIQNSFSDYFQGIGQVHWQWNQVYGQ
- the LOC130625474 gene encoding 28S ribosomal protein S25, mitochondrial-like, translating into MASRFRRTLAKIIVTATRSSSSVTPVSRPSSINHCSKLYERRNFETEDRVLIIQKTLQHLKSNTTKLDKRIIANISINDRFESKGTDGASLFLYERIPQLKYNNPDVEITCTRDSTRPWEINVTLVNGNTIPLSVSGKSSNQILSEIDEINSAEIT